The window GGGGTTGCGGCGGGTTCCGGCGTGGAAATCGCGTCTGGAGCCGGAGTCGCTTCCGGGGTGGCCGTGGGCACCGGGGTGCCGAGCGGCCACGGCTCGGGGGTGGACAATGAGGTCGAGGCGGTCGGGGTCGCGACCGGGGTGGCCGTCGGGGCGGCGGCCGGAGTGGGCTCGGCGTAATCGAAAATGATGCGGGTGCGTCCGCCGCTCTGATTGATGATGGGCGACGGAGCCGGACGGGCAGAATCCTGAGCATGCGCGCCGATGAGCGGAGCTACTCCACCCGCAAGCAGGAGGAGGCAATTCATCATTCGGCGTGGGTTGGTCTGTCTCTTCATGAAAACTAATTGGGTCGGCGCGCGGTGATGCGCATCACGATGGGCATGGGCATCCCGTCAGGCGGCGGCTGGCTGAGTTGCAGACCCGTGAGCACTTCGCGCTCGAGGGCCTGGTCGATGGCGGCGTCTCCGCTCGTCCCGCTCACCTTGGCGCGCGTCACGCGCCCGTTGCTGTCGGCCCAGATCCGCACCTGCACGGTCAAGGCCGAGCTGCGCAGCTTGCGATGCCGTTGCATCGCCTCGAGCACGCGGGCCTGGACCTGCCCGGCGTACCAGCCGTATTTGGTTCCGCCTCCCCCGCCCTTGCCATTGCCACGGCCTCCGATGAGACCGTTGCCGGTGCCGGACAGGCCAAAGCTGTTGGGGCCATCGCCCTGCAACGCCGTGCCCATTGCGGGCGGCGGATTGTCGGGCGGCTGCGGCGGCTCGGGCGCGGGTTTTTCCTCGGGTTGAAACTCAGGCTGTTTGGTCTGCTCCGGCGGCGGTTCCTGCGGCGGGGGCGGCGTCGGCGGCGGAGGGGTTGGTGGTGGCGGCGGGGGCGGCAGCGGCGGCATGATGCTCATCACGCTGGCGGTCGATTTGCGCTTCTTGCCTTCCTTCGGTCCGAAGACGACCCATCCGCCGACGACAAGCGCCAGCACGCCCACCGCGATGATGATCACGCGGTAGCGCTGAAAGAATGTGGGTGTGTCTTCGTCCTGCATGAGGGTCTATTTGCTGGCTTCGGTGGCGAGGCCGACCTTGGTCAGCCCGAGGCGCCCAACGACGTTGAGAACGTCCATCACGCCCTGATAATGCGTGAGCCGGTCGCCGCGGATGACGACGGGAAAATCCGGGAACTTCGCCTTGTGCTGGCTGAGCTTTTGCTCCAACTCGGGCAGCGTCACGGGCACGGTATCGAGGAAAATCTTTCCTTCGTTGTTCACCGTGATGGCTTTGCTCTTGGGACCTTCCAGCGCCGGGCTCTTGCTTGCCTTCGGGAGATCGACCTTCACGCCCTGCACGCCCGCCGTCGTCATGATGATGAAGATCAGTAGCAGCACGAGGTAGAGATCCACCATCGGCGTGACGTTGATGTCGTCGTAACTCTTGTTGTCTCCTCCGGCGTCCATTTCCTTATTCCGGCGTGGGGTAGAACTCCGCCATCTTGGTCACGAACTCGTCGATGAAGGTCTGCATCGTGCTGACCGTTTCCTTGATGCGGGTGCTCAGGTAGCTGTAGGCAAAGAGCGCCGGAATGGCCACGAGCAGACCAGCGACGGTGGCGAGAAGCGCGCCCGCGATGCCGGGGGCGATGGAATTGACTTCCACCTCGCCCGTCTTGGCGATGGTCGCAAACGTAATCATAACGCCTATGACCGTGCCGAGCAGTCCGAGATAGGGACCGCCTGCGATGCTGATGGTCAGGAAAACGAGCTTGCCGTTGAGCTTCTGCACCTCGCGTACGAGGCCGCCCTCGAGGCTGGCCCGGATCGCCTGGATGGACCGCGCGGAGAGTCCCTTGTTTTTGTCTTCCTTGATGCGGTGGCTGATCTCCTGCGAGCCGATGTGATAGATGTGATAGAGCGGGCTTTGCAGCATGAGCTTCTGCTGCTTGACGCTGGCTCCGCCGAGAGCCTTCACACTGGCCTCGTCAGCGTGGTCGATCTTCGTCAGGTCGGAAGACACCTCCTCCCACTGCTGGATGAACTGGTCGGTGCCTTTCTTGACCTGGTTGAGATAGACAAACTTCTGCACCGCCACGGTCCACCCGAGGATGGCCATGATCGAGCACAGGGCGATGACCGCCCAGCCGTCGAAGGTGAGCGACTTGCTGATGTCGCCGAAGATCGACACGTGCTCCATGATGTTGTCGAGCGTGCTATGGCCTTCTCCGCCCTCGTCTTCGCCGGGAACGAGCAGCTTCGTGCTGGCGTCGCTTCCGCCTTGGTTGATCGCTGTGAATTTCACCCAGCCGACAGGACGTGCGATCTTGGAGATGACAAGTTCGTCGAGCTCGCCCACGAATCCGCCGGTGGCATCGGGGCCGGTCGCACCCAGATAGGACGGGCCGTTGATGGCGGGCACCTTGGCGTCGAGCGTGGCGTAGTCCGCGCCGTCGACGAGCAGCTTGATTTTCGCTCCATCGGAAACGACCGCGAGGTTCTTCCAGGTCGCGGCGGGCAGCGGCTGGCCTGCTGCCGTGCGCTTGACTCCGCTGGCGTCGGTCACTTCCACAAACGGCGCGCCGTTGTCGACTCCGATGCGGAAGCCATTGCCACCCGCCGTGCGGTTGAAGAGGGTCGCGTTCGCCGCGGGCGTGCTTTCCTTGATCCACGCCGACCACGTAAAGGCCTGGCCGTCGGACCATTCCAGCGAACTCGATCCCGGCAAAACCAGCGGATTCGCTCCCAGCAGGCGCAGGCCGCCACCGATGAGCGCTCCCTCGGACGCCGTCCCGGCGTTTTCCGCCGTATTGCCTGCTTCGCTCGCGTCCTGCGGCGCTCCGGCTCCGGCAAAGTGATACACCAGCACGGTGTCGGCGTCGTACGTGCCCTTGACGGCCTTGGCGTCGAGCGCCGTGGCCTCGGCATTCCCGCTGTAGAGCCAGAAGGTTGTTTTCGCCCCGGGCTTGATCTCGGGCGCCTTGACCCAGACGAAGGCTTCGTTCAGCAGCCCGTCCCATTTCTCGATCTGGTGCGGCAGCACGGTCTTGTCGTCCTCGGCCACGAACCGCAGGTCGCTTCCATCCTCCTTGACGGCTCCAAAGTTGAAATTCCCGCTGTGCAGCCTCACCAGCACCACGCCCGGACCCACCGGCTCCGAGATGTCTCCGCCCTGCGCCGTCGGGTCGATCGTGAACGATTTGCGCGCCGTCCAGTCCTTGTCCCACCACGCGCTTCCCGTTGCAAGGGTCACCCCCAGCATGGCCATGGTCATTATGAATGTTCTTACCTGCATAGAAATTTTTACAGTTCTCCCCAGACCCGGAACGACAGCAGCGGGTCGTACGCCGTGTTCGGGCTTTGCGTGATGAATGGCACTCCCAGCACCACTGAGCCGTTGAGGTGTTCAAAGAGCTTGATCGTGCTGCCGAACCCCGCGCTCGCCAGACTGAACTCGTCCTGCTGCTCGGGCAGCGGGTCGTTTACCCAGGCCACGCCTCCGTCGAGGAATCCAAACACCCGCCATTCGTTGCCCTCCGGCGCCCACCACAGCAGCGACGGACTCCGCAACTCCAGCGTTCCGGCAAAGGCGCTGTCGCCCAGCACCGCACTTTCCAGATACCCGCGCACGGTGTTCAAACCGCCGAGCGCAAACTCCTCGGTATCCACCAGCGGCTGCGCGCTGGCCTGTCCCTGAACCAGTCCATACGCCTGGAAGCCCCATGGAAGATCCAGCGTGTTGCCCAGGCTGCCTCGGAAGTAGAAGAAGCTCGCGTCCGACGCGTACCGGCGGTTGTCGAAATCCGTCTCGTCGCTGCCGATCCCCCGAAAACTCCACGTCACCCCTCCGCTAAACTCCGTCTGGTAGTTCTTCCCCACCCACGCCGCCGTGTAGCTGAGCGAGAACGGAAAATACTGGATCGGCGATCCCGTCGTTGCCCCGTTGATGCTCAGGTCCTGCGTGAAGTCCTTGTAATCCGCCCCGAAACTCGCCGAGTGAAAAAAGCCCTTTTTCCCCGGCAGGTCGAAGAGCAACCGCCCGCCGATGACCGAGCCATTTCCCGCCACGGCGGAACCACCCAGGGTCGACACGTTGCTGTTCTGCCGGATGGCCTGCGCCATCACGCTCAGCCAGTCCACCCCCGGCACCGGCGCGATGTAATACCCGGAATAAATCAGCGCGTCCTGAATCCGCTGCGGTGCGATCTGAAATCCAAACCCGATCGTGTGTCCCAGCTGCCACAGGTTGTCATACCGCAGGCTCAAATCCAGCCGCAGCGGCGTCGTGTTCGCGCTGTAGCGGTTGTTCAACTCCACACTCCCGTGCAGCGGAAACTTGTCCTTAACAACGAGATTCACATCGACCGTGCCGGGCATGACGCCCGCAGCGAGAGAGGGCGTAACCTGGAGATCGCCGGATTGGTTGAGTGCAATGATTTCCCGCTCCACCTTGTTAAAGTTTGGCAAAGTGCCCTGGGCCAGCGAAGGAACCCGGGCCTTGATCTTGTTAATATCGTAGAAGCGCGACCCGTTGATGCGGAGACGCCCGACAGGAGCCTCGGTGACCTGAAGAAAGACAACGCCATTAGCGGCGCGCTGCATCGGAACGCTAACCGAAACCGTCTGAAAGCCCTTGTCGCGATAGGTTTTCTCCAGCGCGGCGCGAGCACCTTCCACATCCTGCGCCGTGCGACCCGGCCCGAGATAGCCATAGACCGCCTCCTCAACTGAACCCCGATCCAGCGCCTTCGACCCCACCACGCGATATTCACGGATATAGAGAGTCGCGTCCTCGGCAGGCGGCTGTGGCGCAGCCTGCTGATCGGCAGAAGGTTGCTCCTGAGCAGGCGCAGTGGTTTCCTGAGCCGAGGCAGGCAGACTCAACACCCCCGAGAGGCACAGGCCAGCGAGCACGCCGCAGCGAAGCGACGTACCGACGACGCGAGCGCGGCGGAGAGTTGAACTGTGAAAACACGGCCTAGGCATGAACGCCTAATCTGACCGTGCGCGCTAAAACCGGTCAAACGGCCACAGGTTACGGTTTTGTAACAAACCCCTCAGGCCTGTCGTGATGCCTAATCCGGGATAGCTAGCAATATGTAATAATCACCGCGCACCTGCCCGGCGGGGAAAACGAATCCCTGTTTTTTGTCGGGAGAAGCGTAGAGATGCACCTGAAAGGTCCAGTCGCCATTGAGATGCACTGGTCGCCCGTCCTTCGTCATCTTGAGCTGGCCAGTGCCATTGCGCTCCGAGGTTTGCACCATGGGGTCGGGCCAGGTGCACATGCTCTTGATGACTCGGGCGTAGGCCTTGCGGGTGGCATCATCAGCGCCATCGAAGTTGAAACATTGCGCGAGGGCGGCGGAGTTTTGCGTCTTGATCGCCGACTGAATGTTGAAAATCAGCTCTGCCCGCGTCGACGCGCCGAAGAGTGCGCAGGGCAACAAGAGGAACGCGAGAAGCAGTCGCATCATTGCGGTCGAAGGCTGGCGACGGACGATAGGATACCCGTGATCATGGAATAGGCGACCACGCCGACGAAGATGGCAACGACGAAAATGGTGAGCGGCTGGATAAAGGCGGTGAGACGCTCGATCTGGTGCGCAAACTCCCGATCGTAGCGCTTGGCACCGCGCTGGAGAGAGGCTGCAAGGTCGCCGCTTTGTTCGCCCACGGTGACGATATCGCAAAGCATGCCGGGAAAGAAGGGCTGGCTGCGCAGGGTGGCGGCGAGGGAAGCCCCCTCGCCCACTCTCTCGACGATCGCCGAGAGGAGTTTCTGAAGATAGACGTTGCCCGTGGCGTGCTGGAATAGGGTGAGGGCATTGAGCAGCGTGACGCCATTGTTCAGGAGGGTGGCAAGGGTCTGGCAAAACTCAGCAAGGAACTTACCGGTGAGGATGCCACCGATGAGTGGAATGCGAAGTTTGAACTGGTCCCATGTCGCCCGCCCCTCAGCGCTGCGTTTCCACCCCCAGAAACCGATGATGAGGGCGACCAGAGCAGCGAGAACGAAGATGCCGTAGTGCGTGATGAAGTCGCTCGTGTTGATCATCATCTGCGTCATGAGGGGAAGCTTTTTTCCAGTCTTGCCGAGCAGGACGGTGAGCTGGGGCAGGAGGAAGGTCATAAAGATGACCATAAGCAGTATGCCTGCGGCAAAAACGATGCTCGGATAGATGAGCGCGGCGACGATGCGCTTGCGCAGGTCGAGAATGACCGCAAGGTACTCGGACTGGCGCTTGAGGATCTTGGGCAGAGCCCCGGCGGCCTCGCCTGCGGCGACAGTGCTGCAAAAAAGCTCGGAGAATCCGGTGCCACAGCGCCGAAGGGCATTGGAAAAACTCACCCCATCGCGCACCTCCTGACGGAGAAAAGCAGAGGCCTTGGCGATGTTGGGGCTGTCCTTGCTCGACTCCATCACCCGCAAAGCGGGATCAAGCTGGAGGCCGGAGTCGAGAAGCTCCGAAAGCTCCTCGGTAAAAAGGAGGAGCTCATTCGCGGAAAGTCGTCCTGTAAACTCGACCGCGCCAGGAGATCTTTTCACCGCAGTCGTATCTCCTCCCTCGCCTGCACGTTCGATGGCGATCGGGCGAAGCTGGCGGGAAATCAAACGCTGGTAGGCTTCGGCCTTGGAACGGGCCTGCAACGTGCCGGACTCCACCCCGCCAGGACCAGCAGCCTTGTAGGAAAAGGTTTCCATCGTCAGCTCTCGGCGGCAACCTCCGATTCGGCGCTGGTCACGCGAAGCACCTCGGCGGGCGACGTCAAGCCGTCACGCACGCGCATCCAGCCGTACTCGCGCAGAGTGATCATACCCTCCTCGCGGGCGAGGCGGCGGAGATTCTTGAAGGTGGCCTTTTGCTGGATGAGCTCCTGGAGATTGGGGCTCACGAGGCAGATTTCATAAAGCGCGGTGCGGCCGCGGTAGCCAGTGCCGCGACAGGCCTCGCAGCCGCCGGGTTCATAGACCAGATGGCCGTCCGGGACAAAAAGACCGGCGGACTCCCACTGCTTTGGCGAGACCGGGCGGCGGCACTCATGGCAGAGGCGACGTACCAGACGCTGGGCGATGAAGGCCCGGACGGCAGAACTGATGAGGAACGGCTCGACGCCGACATCCATGAGCCGTGTGATACCACCAACGGCGTCATTCGTGTGCAGGGTGCTGAAAACGAGGTGACCGGTGAGGGCTGAGCGTACAGCGATCTCCGCGGTTTCCAGGTCGCGCATTTCGCCGACCATGATCACATTGGGATCACCACGGAGCACACTGCGCAGGGCGTTGGCAAAGGTGAGGTTGATCTCCGGACGAACGGCGATCTGAATCACACCAGGGAGCTTGTTTTCCACCGGGTCCTCGATGGTGACAATGCGGCGCTCCTTGGTATTGAGCGACGAGAGAAAGGTATAAAGGCTGGTCGACTTGCCGCAGCCGGTGGGGCCGGTAACGAGAACGATGCCATTGGGCATGGCGAGGAGGCCGCGAATGACATTCTCGGAGGCTTCATCGAGACCGAGCCGGGAAAAGTCAAAACGTTCCTGCCCCAGCAACCGGAGGCTGATGGTTTCGCCGGTGACCGACGGAATGGTAGCCACGCGGACATCGATGGGTTTGCCGGAGAGTTCGAGGTTGATGCGACCATCCTGCGGGATGCGGCGCTCGGCAATGTCGAGGCCCGCCATGATCTTGATACGCGAAAGAACGGAGGCCTGGAGGAGCTTGATCTTCTGGGGGACGGGAACCTCGTGAAGGACACCGTCAATGCGGTAGCGGATGCGGAGGTCGGTGCCCAGCGGCTCGACGTGAATATCAGTGGCGCGCTCGTTCAGCGCCTCTCGCATGATCTGGTTGACGAACTTCATCACCGAGGCCTCCGAGTCCTCGCTGTCGAGGACGTTCACCTCCTCGGTGGCTTCCAGGTGGTCGAGGTCCTGGCGGCCCTCGAGGAGCTCCTCAAAGGTCTCCGCGCCGACGCCGTAGCGCTCACGGATGGCATTGACGACGAACTTGCGCGTCGAGGCGACAAACTGTACGCGGTGCTGCGGAAAGGCCTGGCGCACGGCGGACAGCGCCACGATGTCCAGTGGATCATACCCCGCGAGGGTGATATGCGCCTTGGCCATCGTGATCGGGACAAGGTGATACCTCAGCGCGAGCCTGGCGGGAAAATGCTCGTTCTGCGGATCGAGGGTATTCGACGGGGCGAACCACTCCACACCGAGCTGATTGGCAAGTGAGTGCAGAAACTCGGTTTCCGGCAGCCCGGTGATGTCCAGAACGCTGCGGATGGGCGACTGCTGGAGTTGGAGCGCGGATGCGACGCGGGTGCGAATCTCGGTGATGTCAGGAAAGCCCGACTCCTCACCGGCCCGGCTGAAGAACTCCACGAGTGAATCGCCGCCTAGCATGGGTCAGTTGGCCTGTTGCTGCTTTTGCTGGAGCTTGAGCTGGCGCTGTGCGGCCTTGCGCTCAGCCTCCTCCTGTTTCTGCCGGGCCTCCTCGGCCTTGCGCTGCTGCTCGGCACGCGGGGTGTCGGGGAGGATGGCCTTGCGGACGGGAATTTTGTCCTCGTACATGCTGGACTGGAAGCTCGTATTGCCCCGTTCAATCATATTGGCCTCCTTGAGCTTCGCGTCACTGTCGATGATGAAAGGTTGGATCATGACAATGAGCTCGCGGCGTGTGACATCTTTCTTCGTCGTGGAGAAGAGATAGCCGAGACCGGGGACGTCCTTGAGAAACGGGATGCCTGTTTGAATACGAGTCTCCTGATCAGTGATGAGTCCGCCGAGAACCACGGTGTTGCGATTCGGCACGGTGACAGTCGTGCGCAGTTCCTGCGTGCCGATGACCGGGACGCTGTTATTGGATATCTGCACCTGCTCCTGCACATTGTCGTTTTGCTGAGCGATCGTGAGGGTAACCTCGTTCTCGGAATTGATGAGCGGGATAACCTCCAGCTTCAATACGACATCCTTGTAGTCGATGTTCGATTGGAGCGCCGTAGAGTCCGTGGCAACATTCGAAGAAATGGCGGACGTGAGGGTGCTGGTGGGAACTGGCACCTGTTGACCGGAGCTAATAACGGCTTTCTTGTTATTCACCGTATAAACAACCGGACGGGAGATAACCTCGAACTTATTGCTCGTTCCGAGCGCACGCACCAGCACGTCGACCGAATCTCCGAATGAGCCAAAAACCGTGAGCCCAGAGAGAAGTGGAAGAGCGGTACTCGCGACCTGCGAAGCAGTAGCGGCAGCATCGGCGGCAGCAGAGACGACATTGGACGTGCCGGGAACGACATCAATCGAAGCACTACGCCCTTGAATCAGATTTCCCAAATTGGCTGCCGTTCCCTGGCCAAGGATCTTCAGGTTATCTGTATGAATGAGATAATCCACACCCGCCTCAATACCATCCCCCAGAGTCAATTGCCCAATGACCACTGCGAGGTAGATTTGCTTGGGCTGCTGGTCGAGAAGATCGAGTACTCTTGCAGCGCGATTGCGGCTCTCTGGAGGGCCGATGACGATGATTTTATTCACGCTGCGATCTGCAATGATGCGGGCATTACCCACGATCTTGGAAAGCGGAGCGGTACTTTCATTTGGATCCACGAGTTTGTCCGGCTTGGTCCCGCCAGACACACCCCCGCCGCCCTGGCCGAAGCCCCCTGAACCATTCTGACCGTTATTATTCGTGTTATTATTGTTATTATATGGACTGCTCTGGTCCGACAT of the Terrimicrobium sacchariphilum genome contains:
- a CDS encoding TonB family protein, producing MQDEDTPTFFQRYRVIIIAVGVLALVVGGWVVFGPKEGKKRKSTASVMSIMPPLPPPPPPPTPPPPTPPPPQEPPPEQTKQPEFQPEEKPAPEPPQPPDNPPPAMGTALQGDGPNSFGLSGTGNGLIGGRGNGKGGGGGTKYGWYAGQVQARVLEAMQRHRKLRSSALTVQVRIWADSNGRVTRAKVSGTSGDAAIDQALEREVLTGLQLSQPPPDGMPMPIVMRITARRPN
- a CDS encoding ExbD/TolR family protein — its product is MDAGGDNKSYDDINVTPMVDLYLVLLLIFIIMTTAGVQGVKVDLPKASKSPALEGPKSKAITVNNEGKIFLDTVPVTLPELEQKLSQHKAKFPDFPVVIRGDRLTHYQGVMDVLNVVGRLGLTKVGLATEASK
- a CDS encoding DUF2341 domain-containing protein produces the protein MQVRTFIMTMAMLGVTLATGSAWWDKDWTARKSFTIDPTAQGGDISEPVGPGVVLVRLHSGNFNFGAVKEDGSDLRFVAEDDKTVLPHQIEKWDGLLNEAFVWVKAPEIKPGAKTTFWLYSGNAEATALDAKAVKGTYDADTVLVYHFAGAGAPQDASEAGNTAENAGTASEGALIGGGLRLLGANPLVLPGSSSLEWSDGQAFTWSAWIKESTPAANATLFNRTAGGNGFRIGVDNGAPFVEVTDASGVKRTAAGQPLPAATWKNLAVVSDGAKIKLLVDGADYATLDAKVPAINGPSYLGATGPDATGGFVGELDELVISKIARPVGWVKFTAINQGGSDASTKLLVPGEDEGGEGHSTLDNIMEHVSIFGDISKSLTFDGWAVIALCSIMAILGWTVAVQKFVYLNQVKKGTDQFIQQWEEVSSDLTKIDHADEASVKALGGASVKQQKLMLQSPLYHIYHIGSQEISHRIKEDKNKGLSARSIQAIRASLEGGLVREVQKLNGKLVFLTISIAGGPYLGLLGTVIGVMITFATIAKTGEVEVNSIAPGIAGALLATVAGLLVAIPALFAYSYLSTRIKETVSTMQTFIDEFVTKMAEFYPTPE
- a CDS encoding ShlB/FhaC/HecB family hemolysin secretion/activation protein produces the protein MPRPCFHSSTLRRARVVGTSLRCGVLAGLCLSGVLSLPASAQETTAPAQEQPSADQQAAPQPPAEDATLYIREYRVVGSKALDRGSVEEAVYGYLGPGRTAQDVEGARAALEKTYRDKGFQTVSVSVPMQRAANGVVFLQVTEAPVGRLRINGSRFYDINKIKARVPSLAQGTLPNFNKVEREIIALNQSGDLQVTPSLAAGVMPGTVDVNLVVKDKFPLHGSVELNNRYSANTTPLRLDLSLRYDNLWQLGHTIGFGFQIAPQRIQDALIYSGYYIAPVPGVDWLSVMAQAIRQNSNVSTLGGSAVAGNGSVIGGRLLFDLPGKKGFFHSASFGADYKDFTQDLSINGATTGSPIQYFPFSLSYTAAWVGKNYQTEFSGGVTWSFRGIGSDETDFDNRRYASDASFFYFRGSLGNTLDLPWGFQAYGLVQGQASAQPLVDTEEFALGGLNTVRGYLESAVLGDSAFAGTLELRSPSLLWWAPEGNEWRVFGFLDGGVAWVNDPLPEQQDEFSLASAGFGSTIKLFEHLNGSVVLGVPFITQSPNTAYDPLLSFRVWGEL
- a CDS encoding type II secretion system F family protein, which gives rise to METFSYKAAGPGGVESGTLQARSKAEAYQRLISRQLRPIAIERAGEGGDTTAVKRSPGAVEFTGRLSANELLLFTEELSELLDSGLQLDPALRVMESSKDSPNIAKASAFLRQEVRDGVSFSNALRRCGTGFSELFCSTVAAGEAAGALPKILKRQSEYLAVILDLRKRIVAALIYPSIVFAAGILLMVIFMTFLLPQLTVLLGKTGKKLPLMTQMMINTSDFITHYGIFVLAALVALIIGFWGWKRSAEGRATWDQFKLRIPLIGGILTGKFLAEFCQTLATLLNNGVTLLNALTLFQHATGNVYLQKLLSAIVERVGEGASLAATLRSQPFFPGMLCDIVTVGEQSGDLAASLQRGAKRYDREFAHQIERLTAFIQPLTIFVVAIFVGVVAYSMITGILSSVASLRPQ
- a CDS encoding GspE/PulE family protein, translated to MLGGDSLVEFFSRAGEESGFPDITEIRTRVASALQLQQSPIRSVLDITGLPETEFLHSLANQLGVEWFAPSNTLDPQNEHFPARLALRYHLVPITMAKAHITLAGYDPLDIVALSAVRQAFPQHRVQFVASTRKFVVNAIRERYGVGAETFEELLEGRQDLDHLEATEEVNVLDSEDSEASVMKFVNQIMREALNERATDIHVEPLGTDLRIRYRIDGVLHEVPVPQKIKLLQASVLSRIKIMAGLDIAERRIPQDGRINLELSGKPIDVRVATIPSVTGETISLRLLGQERFDFSRLGLDEASENVIRGLLAMPNGIVLVTGPTGCGKSTSLYTFLSSLNTKERRIVTIEDPVENKLPGVIQIAVRPEINLTFANALRSVLRGDPNVIMVGEMRDLETAEIAVRSALTGHLVFSTLHTNDAVGGITRLMDVGVEPFLISSAVRAFIAQRLVRRLCHECRRPVSPKQWESAGLFVPDGHLVYEPGGCEACRGTGYRGRTALYEICLVSPNLQELIQQKATFKNLRRLAREEGMITLREYGWMRVRDGLTSPAEVLRVTSAESEVAAES
- a CDS encoding secretin N-terminal domain-containing protein, whose protein sequence is MRPLLAALVFILLASWAMAQMPAPGTTTSSPRDTKLQLPNNPISDVLEFYEALTKKRLIRDATLTGPNLSIEAPDFVTREEAISMIEAALLLNGYSIVPVDDNTVKILGSTKQPRSEAVPLFSGPASSLPNNDQVISYFMPLSHISSDEAVNVFNSYVVLRSYGSIIPVPNVNAVVITENVPLVKRLIDLRKVIDVQGATTLTEFFPLQRADATKVQDMLGAIFENSGSPSAPRPAAPPAGGAPTTSNATAIKAAGGNGVQIFADVRTNRVLVIAPEKQMPYIRKLIADLDGAASFEEPYERFLKFVRAADVLPVLANMLTDDPEKQKEFESEQQNNRMSDQSSPYNNNNNTNNNGQNGSGGFGQGGGGVSGGTKPDKLVDPNESTAPLSKIVGNARIIADRSVNKIIVIGPPESRNRAARVLDLLDQQPKQIYLAVVIGQLTLGDGIEAGVDYLIHTDNLKILGQGTAANLGNLIQGRSASIDVVPGTSNVVSAAADAAATASQVASTALPLLSGLTVFGSFGDSVDVLVRALGTSNKFEVISRPVVYTVNNKKAVISSGQQVPVPTSTLTSAISSNVATDSTALQSNIDYKDVVLKLEVIPLINSENEVTLTIAQQNDNVQEQVQISNNSVPVIGTQELRTTVTVPNRNTVVLGGLITDQETRIQTGIPFLKDVPGLGYLFSTTKKDVTRRELIVMIQPFIIDSDAKLKEANMIERGNTSFQSSMYEDKIPVRKAILPDTPRAEQQRKAEEARQKQEEAERKAAQRQLKLQQKQQQAN